Sequence from the Camelus bactrianus isolate YW-2024 breed Bactrian camel chromosome 21, ASM4877302v1, whole genome shotgun sequence genome:
ATGAATGTACCATCATTATCAGGTTGGTCTTATAAACAGAATTCATTTATTAAGAAGCCATTTGGTGAGGGGCCACTACATAGCAGCCATTCTGCGAGGGCCAGGGAGCCAGAGGGGACTGAGACAAGTTTCCTACTCTCAAGGAGCCTGCTGTCTAGTGGGTGATGCAGAAATATAATTGAGCAGCAGAATAAAAGGAGATCAGTGATAGAACAGTGGTAGATAGAAAGTTCCAAGGGGCCATAGAGAATGGCGCAACTTAGTTTTAATCTAGAGAATTCAGAAAAAAGCTTGTTGGAAGAAGAGGAGTTTACAAATAATCACGTAGGAAGTGGGATGGGTATTCCAGGTAAAGGAAGCAGtatgtggggaatagagaagaggATGGCACATGTGGCTGACTGCACACATATTTGTTAAGGCCAGAGGTTTTGGAGTGGTTGAAGATGAGTCTGAAACGAAAAGCACTGGTAGAGCTTGAACAGATTTGTACATGACAATGAGAGCTTTGAAATGAATCTTGTAGGCTATGGGGAGTAGCAAGAGGTTCTCAATAGGAAAACGACACGATGAGATCATGACTTCAGAGTGATTATTGTGGCAACGCTGTGGAGGGTAGATTGGAAAGAGAGGAGCCCCAGGACTGGGGAATCAGTTGGTCTACTGCAGTAGTCTTCATGAGGAGTGATGAGGTTCTGCCTCGAGCGGTGTGGAAATATAAAAAACTACTCAGAATGTATACTTAGTACAGGGTGGTTGAGAACAGAGGCAATCCGTAGCAAGAGCTATAAAGATGGTCATATGATTTTGCTTATAATCCTACTCCTGGTTATTAAAGACAAATGATTCAGTGTATATGAATGAAAATTTACCTTATATAGATGGGGACTACATACCAATAAGTTATAAGGGGATTGTTTAATGCGTGTGTGTATTTATCCCTATTTATAAGAAACACAAGAGGATATTTACATCAAAGTAAAAATAGTATTCCTAATTATCACAACTATGCAAACATATGTATACCAATAGAGACTCattggaaaacattaaaaatgaaaactggcAGAATGGTAAGATTATAGATGATATTCGTTATATTcgtttttttcccaaataaagttCATGTCAGGTaacttttcaaaatctttttaaaaggtaTAGATTAAGTTACAATAAAGCAAACATACATATAGACAAACTCCAAACACtcttatttaaatgtttcttgGGTACCTGGGGAGGGTGGTGTAAAGAAAGGGGGTCACTTGAATGAGGATCGAGGagaggaatgagaaaaaaaaaaaaaaaagaagaagaagaaggccgGGGAGTGAGAAGCTCAGGGTGGCAGCAGTACCCCTTCTCCCTAGGGAGTCACTGAGGGTGGCGTCAGGTATTAGGGGCGCAGGATCCACGTGGTGGAAGCCCCATGTCACAGCAGCTGTCCCACGAGGCGGGGGGGGAGATGGACCACAGTGACCACCCCACCTCATTTCCTTTACACTGTCCCCAGGCTGGGCCATGACACTGACATGGCCTTGGAGCATAGCTGAAGTGGAAGGTTTGAATTTAAACTGGTAGCAGGAGATGAGACAACCACACCTCTTTTGTGCACACATTTGGTTTCACTGACATGTTAAccacaggaggaggagaaaaggccacaaggtgtggggttaGCATGAGTGGGGacaaaggaacttttttttcagAGACTAAAAGGCATCAGTATTGCACAGACTTTCCATGATTCCACACCAACCTTGAAAGCCCCCTCTCACCACAGGAAGTGCGCTGACCActggagaaataaaagagactcGAAGGAGCAGTTCCTCATCCTCTCTCTGCACAGCTCGGCAGGACCTCAGCCATGAGACTTCTCATCCTGGTCTTCCTCGGCCTCTGCTGTCTCGCCGCTTACACTGTGGAAGGTAAGTCAAAAGGTTATCTATGAGATAAGGACCAGCTCGTCATGGAGGCAGGTGGCCACACCTTTGGTTTTGACTCAGGGTTTGACTGGAGTAAACTGCTTTCTCCAAGCTAAGCCTCAGGTTTCCCATGTGCAAAAGGGGAATAATTTGCCTCTAGAGGATTGTGTAGATTTTAAAGATAGAACTTGGTTAGAATCTGGGCTCCTATTTTTCACAACTGGGTGATGTAGGGTAAATTTCTGAACCACTCTGAGCTTACGCTTACTTGTCTATAAGATAAATGTAATGCGTTTACataaatatgtttgtatatgtcaATATAAACTGATACGTTTATCTgggattaaaatgaaataaacctaatgaccagTTATCAGATTTCCTCACAAGTCATAATTTCTTGATTAATGTTTGCTGTGGAATGGTGATGATGATTATATATGCCTTTGAAGCTTTTGCCTATTTAATATCAACCTTGATAAATTctcaaaaatctttatttttatttgtctggTTGGTTCTCTTCACCAGGTGTGGGGAGTGAAGTCCTTGAAAAGACCATCTGTGTGAGCCTCACCACCCGGCGACTGCCAGTTAAGAACATCAAGACCTACACCATCAAAGAGGGCTCCATGAAGGCAGTGATGTGAGTTTCTCTCCCCAGACCTGGGCTTGGTGGAACACGGTATAGAAATGCTGCCCTCATCAGGAAGAGACAAGCCAACAAGGAGGAAGACCTCAACTGAACCGACAGTCCTTTTGCTTTTCCAAATTAACCATGTCTTTACGTAGCCCCAATGattatgaccaaaaaaaaaaaaaaaaaaaaaaaaaaaaaaggcaaccaaGTGAAGAATGCCATCCTCCTTTCTGATTTATCTTAGTGGAATAATCTgactgagaattaaatgaataatGTGCTCAGTCTTGAGGATTAAGTTTAGAGATGGCTGGTTGAGATCAGGATTTGACCATAAAATTACACTGGTGTGGGctgcttccctccccttccctcccattcccttcccttcccttcccttcccttcccttcccttcccttcccttcccttcccttcccttcccttcccttcccttcctttctctttctttatggtGTGTTGGAGTAACGTACAGCAACACATTTTTTTATTAGTTTCCATATCTCAAGAAACAGCATCAGCAAGTAGCCTACATGGTACCATTATTTTTCCAGGATCTCATTTTCAGAATAGCAACTCTTCCCAACACACAATTGCAACTTTATCCAAAGGAATTATGATAAAGAAATCACCATTTTTCCAGAAAGTAAGATGAATGTGTTTAGATTTGAAAAGGAAGGTGGATATGTAATAATTGAACTAGATGACTCCAAATGTCCAGTTTAATTACATCATTTTGTAGCTACGATGAGAAAAGGAGCCTGCAAATTATGGTGAACAAGGGAGCAGGGTATTACCTGCAGCTATTTCTCCTTTATGATAAAATAGATTGCAGAAGCAAGCTTTCCATTTATGGTCTCACGGATCTGAAAGACTATTTTGTCCAGTAATTTCTGCACAAGATCTCTTTATATATGATCTTAACTGTGGGTCCCAAGGCTTTAAGGATGTGACTAACTTTGTCTATCTTTTCCTTGCTTTGCAGATTTTTTACCAAACGTGGCCTTAAAGTCTGTGCTGATCCACATGTTGAATGGGTGAAAAAAGCAGTCCATACGATAGACAAGTCCACCAGAAGAAATGTGAACCAGACCAAGCCCACAGGAGCCCAACAGTCCACCAATACAGCTGTGACCGTGACTGGGCAGTGACCCTTTGGCACCTTGTCCCCTTGCTAGCCAGCCAGCTCCTTCCTCTTTAAAGTTCATGGACTACTTACATTATATTCACCTTTTataaaagtgctacatgaatcaaatattttcttgtattttaatttttttatgtctttCATATTCATTTGGAtgctttaattaataaatatttattattaggAAGAGTCCCAAAGTTTATTCATTACATGTTGGGGAAAGTAATAcatcatttatgttttatttctgtcCTAACTGTACCTCCTTTTGACGGTATCCATGATGGGAGAAATTCTGGTCAATGCTTATCAGGGATGAAAGCATTGTTCACACTCTTAGGTCCTAGTGGGAAATGGTTCTTCACACATGAGTCGTAAGTGAC
This genomic interval carries:
- the XCL1 gene encoding lymphotactin, which gives rise to MRLLILVFLGLCCLAAYTVEGVGSEVLEKTICVSLTTRRLPVKNIKTYTIKEGSMKAVIFFTKRGLKVCADPHVEWVKKAVHTIDKSTRRNVNQTKPTGAQQSTNTAVTVTGQ